A single genomic interval of Gavia stellata isolate bGavSte3 chromosome 31, bGavSte3.hap2, whole genome shotgun sequence harbors:
- the SLC23A2 gene encoding solute carrier family 23 member 2, with translation MQVLDILETMGIGKNTTSKSVEAGGSTEGKYEDESKHPTFFTLPVVINGGATSSGDQDTEDTELMAIYTTENGIAEKSSLAETLDSSGSLDAQRTDMIYTIEDVPPWYLCIFLGLQHYLTCFSGTIAVPFLLADAMCVGFDQWATSQLIGTIFFCVGITTLLQTTFGCRLPLFQASAFAFLAPARAILSLEKWKCNNTDVTVTNGTTELLHTEHIWYPRIREIQGAIIMSSLIEVVIGLLGLPGALLRYIGPLTITPTVALIGLSGFQAAGERAGKHWGIAMLTIFLVLLFSQYARNVKFPLPIYKSKKGWTAYRLQLFKMFPIILAILVSWLLCFIFTVTDVFPPDSSKYGFYARTDARRGVLLVAPWFKVPYPFQWGLPTISAAGVIGMLSAVVASIIESIGDYYACARLSCAPPPPIHAINRGIFIEGLSCVLDGVFGTGNGSTSSSPNIGVLGITKVGSRRVIQYGAAFMLLLGMVGKFSALFASLPDPVLGALFCTLFGMITAVGLSNLQFIDLNSSRNLFVLGFSIFFGLVLPSYLKQNPLVTGIAGIDQVLNVLLTTAMFVGGCVAFILDNTIPGSPEERGIRKWKKGVGKGSKSLDGMETYDLPFGMNFIKKYRCFSFLPISPTFMGYTWKGFRKSSNCRSSDEDSEAAV, from the exons ATGCAAGTCCTTGACATTCTGGAAACGATGGGGATTGGGAAGAATACCACTTCGAAATCAGTGGAGGCAGGAGGCTCAACAGAAGGCAAATACGAGGATGAATCTAAACATCCCACCTTTTTCACCCTGCCT gtcGTGATAAATGGTGGAGCAACATCCAGCGGTGATCAGGATACAGAAGACACAGAGTTGATGGCCATCTATACTACAGAAAATGGCATAGCAGAAAAG AGCTCTTTGGCAGAGACGCTGGACAGCAGTGGCAGTTTAGACGCACAGAGAACTGACATGATTTACACTATTGAAGATGTTCCTCCTTGGTATCTCTGCATATTTCTGGGGTTACAG CATTACTTAACATGTTTCAGTGGAACTATAGCAGTGCCCTTTTTGCTAGCTGATGCCATGTGTGTTGGATTTGACCAGTGGGCTACCAGCCAGCTGATTGGgaccattttcttctgtgtgggCATCACTACATTGTTACAAACAACTTTTGGGTGCAG GTTACCCTTGTTTCAAGCAAGCGCTTTTGCATTCTTAGCACCTGCTAGAGCAATACTCTCCCTGGAGAAGTGGAAATGTAATAACACAG ATGTAACAGTTACAAACGGAACAACAGAACTGCTTCACACTGAGCACATCTGGTATCCCAGAATACGAGAG ATCCAAGGTGCTATTATCATGTCCTCCTTGATAGAAGTGGTGATCGGTTTGCTTGGCCTTCCTGGCGCCCTGTTGCGATACATTGGACCTCTGACCATCACGCCAACTGTTGCCCTTATCGGCCTCTCCGGTTTCCAAGCTGCTGGAGAAAGAGCAGGCAAACACTGGGGTATCGCTATGTT GACTATTTTCCTAGTATTGTTATTTTCTCAGTATGCCAGAAATGTCAAATTTCCCTTACCCATTTACAAATCCAAGAAAGGATGGACAGCATACAGGCTGCAACTTTTCAAGATGTTCCCT ATTATTTTAGCTATTTTGGTGTCATGGTTGCTTTGCTTCATCTTCACTGTGACAGACGTCTTTCCCCCTGACAGTTCGAAGTACGGCTTCTACGCTCGCACAGACGCCCGACGAGGAGTGCTGTTGGTGGCTCCATGGTTCAAGGTTCCTTATCCTT ttCAGTGGGGACTGCCAACAATTTCAGCTGCTGGAGTAATAGGAATGCTTAGCGCAGTTGTGGCTAGCATTATTGAATCAATAGGAGATTACTATGCCTGTGCCAGGTTGTCTTGCGCTCCCCCTCCACCTATTCATGCAATAAACAG AGGGATTTTTATTGAGGGTCTCTCCTGTGTTCTGGATGGAGTATTTGGGACAGGGAATGGATCCACTTCTTCCAGCCCTAACATTGGTGTCTTGGGCATCACGAAG GTTGGAAGTCGCAGGGTTATTCAGTATGGGGCGGCCTTCATGCTCTTGCTTGGGATGGTTGGCAAGTTCAGTGCTCTCTTTGCATCGCTGCCTGACCCCGTGCTTGGTGCCCTCTTCTGCACTCTCTTTG ggATGATTACAGCCGTGGGTCTGTCTAACCTCCAGTTCATAGATTTAAATTCTTCTCGTAACCTGTTTGTACTtggattttccattttctttgggCTTGTCCTTCCAAGCTATCTCAAACAAAATCCACTGGTCACAG GAATAGCGGGCATTGATCAAGTATTAAATGTTCTTCTCACCACAGCCATGTTTGTCGGTGGCTGCGTTGCATTTATTTTGGATAATACCATTCCAG GAAGCCCTGAAGAAAGGGGAATACGGAAATGGAAGAAAGGGGTTGGTAAAGGAAGCAAGTCACTGGATGGCATGGAAACATATGATTTGCCTTTTGGCAtgaactttattaaaaaatacaggtgTTTCAGCTTCCTGCCCATCAGCCCTACCTTCATGGGTTACACGTGGAAAGGCTTCAGGAAAAGCAGTAACTGCAGGAGTTCAGATGAAGACTCAGAAGCTGCAGTATAG